One Cryptomeria japonica chromosome 9, Sugi_1.0, whole genome shotgun sequence genomic window carries:
- the LOC131066937 gene encoding ACT domain-containing protein ACR4, giving the protein MEMDWMASLDNMDDEYEKLIIRMNPPRVEISNSACENATVVQVDSANKHGILLEVVQVLTDLNLFITKAYISSDGGWFMDVFHVTDEYGKKLADEGVINYIQQTLGTNACFLPTLRRSVGVKAATEHTSIELTGTDRPGLLSEVFAVLADNKCNVVGAEVWTHNMRVASVLYVTDEITGAPIDDPQRLLRIKELLCNVLKGNNDVRGAKTVVSMGVTHTERRLHQMMFADRDYERVNKGRAASNEDKSRPLVTVQNCIEKDYSVVSIRCKDRPKLLFDTVCTLTDMDYVVFHGTVNAGASEAYQEYYIRHTDGFPVNSEAERKRVIQCLEAAIERRVSEGLRLELCTSDRPGLLSDVTRIFRENGLSVTRAEVTTRGEKAVNAFYVTDAAGNPVDSKTVEAVRREIGLTILQVKESSASPKSPPRETAARFLFGNLFRSKSLYSLGLIKSYS; this is encoded by the exons ATGG AAATGGATTGGATGGCTTCTCTGGACAATATGGATGACGAGTACGAAAAACTCATTATAAGGATGAACCCTCCAAG GGTTGAGATTAGTAACAGCGCTTGTGAGAATGCAACAGTTGTGCAG GTCGACAGTGCTAACAAACATGGTATTCTTCTGGAAGTTGTACAAGTGCTTACTGATTTGAATCTCTTTATTACCAAAGCCTACATATCTTCTGATGGAGGATGGTTTATGGATG TCTTCCATGTAACCGACGAGTATGGCAAGAAGCTAGCGGATGAAGGTGTAATTAACTACATCCAACAG ACACTTGGAACAAATGCTTGTTTCCTACCCACTTTAAGGAGATCTGTAGGAGTGAAGGCTGCGACAGAGCATACATCAATTGAACTAACTGGAACAGATCGGCCTGGGCTGCTCTCAGAAGTGTTTGCTGTTCTTGCAGACAACAAGTGTAACGTGGTGGGGGCAGAGGTATGGACCCATAATATGAGGGTTGCCTCTGTTTTGTATGTTACAGATGAGATCACAGGTGCCCCTATAGACGATCCTCAGAGGCTTCTCAGGATCAAAGAGCTTCTCTGCAATGTTTTGAAAGGCAATAATGATGTAAGAGGCGCCAAAACTGTGGTCTCTATGGGTGTCACTCATACAGAGAGACGCCTTCATCAGATGATGTTTGCTGATCGTGACTATGAAAGAGTGAACAAAGGCAGGGCAGCCTCCAATGAAGACAAATCTAGGCCACTGGTAACTGTTCAGAACTGTATAGAGAAGGATTATTCAGTCGTTAGTATTCGCTGCAAGGACAGGCCAAAGCTTCTGTTTGATACCGTATGCACGTTAACAGACATGGACTATGTTGTATTTCATGGCACAGTAAACGCGGGGGCCTCTGAAGCATATCAG GAATACTACATAAGGCATACGGATGGCTTTCCTGTTAACTCCGAAGCTGAGAGAAAGCGAGTGATACAATGTTTGGAGGCAGCTATAGAAAGAAGAGTCTCAGAG GGATTGCGACTTGAACTATGCACTAGCGATCGACCAGGCCTGCTCTCAGATGTGACCCGCATATTTCGTGAGAATGGATTATCAGTTACAAGAGCGGAAGTCACCACCAGGGGAGAAAAGGCGGTAAATGCATTCTATGTGACAGATGCAGCAGGAAATCCTGTTGATTCTAAAACAGTTGAAGCAGTTCGAAGAGAAATTGGCCTAACCATATTGCAAGTTAAAGAGAGTTCTGCTTCTCCCAAATCTCCCCCTCGGGAGACAGCTGCAAGGTTTCTGTTTGGTAATCTTTTTAGATCAAAATCCCTATACAGTCTTGGATTGATAAAATCCTATTCTTGA